A window of Komagataeibacter medellinensis NBRC 3288 contains these coding sequences:
- a CDS encoding 6-pyruvoyl trahydropterin synthase family protein: MFELVFTRRFSMAHRLLAGESERCALPHGHNEYVRVSLRATQPGALDGRTNMVLPFQRAKSVWHQFIDNHVDHALQLAQDDPLLGWFMQHEPQRARRILVTPGDPTTELLACLLMAKLNAFLAADGGVLTCALIEIDETPTNTIRYSGDPLAMLPQPRPAGQCWWRRADMTITDT; the protein is encoded by the coding sequence ATGTTTGAACTGGTCTTTACCCGCCGCTTTTCCATGGCGCACCGCCTGCTGGCGGGCGAGAGCGAACGCTGCGCCCTGCCCCATGGCCATAACGAATATGTCCGTGTGAGCCTGCGGGCCACGCAACCCGGCGCGCTTGACGGCCGGACGAACATGGTCCTGCCTTTCCAGCGCGCAAAAAGTGTGTGGCACCAGTTCATTGACAACCATGTCGACCATGCCCTGCAACTGGCGCAGGATGACCCGCTGCTGGGCTGGTTCATGCAGCATGAGCCGCAGCGCGCCCGGCGCATACTGGTCACGCCGGGCGACCCCACGACGGAACTGCTGGCCTGCCTGCTCATGGCCAAGCTCAATGCGTTCCTGGCCGCTGATGGCGGGGTGCTGACCTGCGCACTCATCGAAATTGACGAAACGCCCACCAACACTATCCGCTACAGCGGCGACCCGCTTGCCATGCTGCCACAACCCCGCCCCGCCGGGCAGTGCTGGTGGCGCCGCGCGGACATGACCATCACCGATACCTGA
- a CDS encoding SulP family inorganic anion transporter → MSALTRYRQEWFGNISRDTLAGMVGTFALIPEVIAFSFVAGVDPAVGLYASFVISVVIALTGGRPGMISGAAGSVALVAAALVRAHGVQYLLAATLLCGLLQVVFGILRLHVLMRYVSRPVRTGFVNALAILIFSAQMPHMLHVTWHTYAMIALGLAIIYSVPRFFSTIPSPLICIVVLTVVSILYPMPLHTVADLGHLPDSLPHLVWPDVPFSPATLGIIAPYALAMASVGVLESMMTARVVDDLTETHSSKQRECVGLGVANIAVGLFGGIAGCGMIGQTVGNLRYGGRGRLSTFMAGTFLLLLMVALRPWVAQVPVAALVAIMIMVSASTFSWSSLRDLAHHPRTTSVIMLATVAVVVGTHDLAAGVAVGVLLNGLFFAFQVSSMLTVTCTLSADGTARNYIVNGQVFFASSDSFADAFDLHDTARHITIDLTHAHLWDMTAAGMLEELVEKMKIQGMQVQIIGLNSATSTLLSRHTRLQGLP, encoded by the coding sequence ATGTCAGCCCTTACCCGTTACCGCCAGGAATGGTTCGGCAACATCTCGCGCGACACATTGGCCGGCATGGTCGGAACTTTTGCGCTGATCCCCGAAGTGATCGCCTTTTCCTTCGTGGCAGGCGTGGACCCGGCGGTGGGATTGTATGCCTCCTTCGTCATCAGCGTGGTGATCGCGCTGACCGGCGGCCGACCGGGCATGATATCGGGGGCAGCCGGGTCGGTGGCGCTGGTGGCGGCAGCGCTGGTGCGCGCCCATGGCGTACAATACCTGCTGGCGGCAACCCTGCTGTGCGGGCTGCTGCAGGTGGTTTTTGGTATCCTGCGCCTGCATGTGCTGATGCGCTACGTCTCGCGCCCCGTGCGGACCGGCTTTGTCAACGCGCTGGCCATCCTGATCTTTTCGGCACAGATGCCGCATATGCTGCATGTGACATGGCATACCTACGCCATGATCGCGCTTGGGCTTGCGATCATCTATTCCGTGCCACGTTTCTTCTCGACCATTCCCTCGCCACTAATCTGTATTGTGGTGCTGACGGTGGTGTCCATACTGTATCCCATGCCGTTGCATACCGTGGCCGACCTTGGCCACCTGCCTGACAGCCTGCCGCACCTGGTCTGGCCCGATGTGCCGTTCTCGCCGGCAACGCTGGGCATCATCGCCCCCTATGCACTGGCCATGGCGAGTGTAGGCGTGCTGGAATCCATGATGACCGCCCGCGTGGTAGATGACCTGACCGAGACACACAGCAGCAAGCAACGCGAATGCGTGGGCCTTGGCGTAGCCAATATCGCAGTCGGTCTGTTTGGCGGCATCGCGGGTTGCGGTATGATTGGCCAGACGGTGGGCAACCTGCGCTATGGCGGGCGGGGACGGCTTTCCACCTTCATGGCGGGCACCTTCCTGCTGCTGCTCATGGTCGCACTACGCCCGTGGGTAGCGCAGGTACCGGTGGCAGCCCTGGTTGCGATCATGATCATGGTCTCAGCCAGTACGTTCTCATGGTCCTCGCTGCGCGATCTTGCGCACCACCCGCGCACCACCAGCGTCATCATGCTGGCCACGGTTGCCGTGGTTGTCGGTACGCATGACCTTGCGGCAGGGGTTGCGGTGGGTGTGCTGCTCAATGGTCTGTTCTTTGCCTTTCAGGTCTCCAGCATGCTTACGGTCACCTGCACGCTCTCCGCCGATGGAACCGCCCGTAATTACATAGTGAACGGACAGGTCTTCTTTGCCTCATCCGACAGCTTTGCCGATGCCTTTGACCTGCATGATACGGCCCGCCACATCACCATCGACCTCACACACGCCCATCTGTGGGACATGACGGCAGCCGGTATGCTGGAGGAACTGGTGGAAAAAATGAAAATACAAGGCATGCAGGTCCAGATTATTGGCCTGAACAGTGCCACCAGCACCCTGCTCAGCCGCCATACCAGGCTACAAGGCCTGCCCTGA
- the queC gene encoding 7-cyano-7-deazaguanine synthase QueC: MSVSPPPSIPAREAALVLFSGGQDSATCLAWALARFGRVETLGFDYGQRHAVELECRDTLRRGMASEKPHWAQRLGADHTLDLAALGHVSDTALTREAEITLNENGLPNTFVPGRNLIFLTFAAALAARRNIRHIITGVCETDYSGYPDCRDDTIKSLQVTLNLGMASHYVLHTPLMWLDKAQTWELAQTLGGEALVGLINRESHSCYLGTRGTLHAWGHGCGTCPACQLRQAGWERFAEKSRHV, translated from the coding sequence ATGAGCGTCTCCCCCCCTCCCTCCATCCCCGCGCGGGAAGCCGCACTGGTCCTGTTCTCCGGCGGGCAGGATTCAGCCACCTGCCTGGCATGGGCGTTGGCGCGATTTGGCCGGGTGGAAACGCTGGGCTTCGATTACGGGCAACGCCATGCGGTGGAACTGGAATGCCGCGACACCCTGCGCCGGGGCATGGCGAGCGAGAAACCGCACTGGGCGCAGCGCCTGGGGGCGGACCATACGCTGGACCTTGCGGCTCTTGGCCATGTGTCGGACACGGCGCTGACGCGTGAGGCCGAGATCACGCTTAATGAAAACGGCCTACCCAATACCTTCGTGCCCGGTCGTAACCTGATATTCCTGACCTTTGCCGCAGCCCTCGCAGCCCGGCGCAATATCCGCCACATAATAACCGGCGTGTGCGAAACGGATTATTCCGGCTACCCCGACTGCCGGGACGACACGATCAAGTCCCTACAGGTTACCCTCAACCTTGGCATGGCCAGCCATTACGTGCTGCACACCCCGCTCATGTGGCTGGATAAGGCGCAGACATGGGAACTGGCCCAGACACTTGGGGGGGAAGCGCTGGTCGGGCTGATCAACCGTGAAAGCCACAGTTGCTACCTGGGCACGCGTGGTACGCTGCATGCCTGGGGTCATGGTTGCGGCACCTGCCCCGCCTGCCAGTTGCGCCAGGCGGGATGGGAGCGCTTTGCGGAGAAAAGCCGCCATGTTTGA
- the sucC gene encoding ADP-forming succinate--CoA ligase subunit beta — protein MNIHEYQAKALLRSYGMPVPEGRAATSAAQALDAARSLAAPVTVVKAQIHAGGRGAGHFASNPEGRGGVRLARSLDEVSEAAGAMLGEILVTKQTGPAGRMVRTLYIESGCDIARELYFSMLVDRVSGQIVIVASPDGGMEIEEVAARTPERILKEYIDPAKGLCDYQSRDLAVRLGLTGREIRAFQNIVRSAYNAFTDLDAAIVEINPLVVTGAGDLLALDAKMSFDENALFRHPELAKLRDEHEEDPREREAAGYGLAYVGLDGNIGCMVNGAGLAMATMDIIKMEGEEPANFLDVGGGASKERVAAAFRILIGDPKVRGILVNIFGGIMRCDVIAEAIIAASHETGLNVPLVVRLAGTNVERGKALLAESGLTIIPADDLGDAARKIVSAVRHAGA, from the coding sequence ATGAATATTCACGAATATCAGGCAAAGGCGCTGCTGCGCTCCTACGGCATGCCCGTGCCTGAAGGCCGTGCCGCCACCTCCGCAGCGCAAGCCCTGGATGCCGCCCGTAGCCTTGCTGCGCCCGTTACGGTGGTCAAGGCTCAGATCCATGCGGGCGGACGTGGTGCGGGGCATTTTGCCAGCAACCCCGAAGGCAGGGGCGGCGTGCGCCTGGCCCGCAGCCTTGATGAGGTGAGTGAGGCCGCCGGGGCCATGCTGGGTGAAATACTGGTCACCAAACAGACCGGGCCCGCGGGTCGCATGGTCCGCACGCTGTATATCGAGTCCGGCTGCGACATCGCGCGCGAACTGTATTTCTCCATGCTGGTGGACCGGGTAAGCGGCCAGATCGTCATTGTTGCCTCCCCTGATGGCGGCATGGAGATCGAGGAAGTCGCGGCGCGCACGCCCGAACGTATCCTCAAGGAATATATCGACCCTGCGAAGGGCCTGTGTGATTACCAGTCACGTGACCTTGCCGTGCGTCTTGGCCTGACAGGGCGCGAGATCAGAGCGTTCCAGAACATCGTGCGTTCCGCCTATAACGCCTTTACCGACCTGGATGCCGCGATTGTGGAGATCAATCCGCTGGTGGTGACCGGGGCGGGCGACCTGCTGGCGCTGGACGCCAAGATGTCGTTCGATGAAAACGCGCTGTTCCGCCACCCCGAACTGGCAAAGCTGCGTGATGAGCACGAAGAAGACCCGCGTGAGCGCGAAGCCGCCGGATACGGGCTGGCCTATGTCGGCCTGGACGGCAATATCGGCTGTATGGTCAATGGCGCGGGTCTGGCCATGGCGACGATGGACATCATCAAGATGGAAGGCGAGGAGCCGGCCAACTTCCTTGATGTGGGTGGTGGCGCATCGAAAGAGCGCGTGGCGGCGGCCTTCCGCATCCTGATCGGCGACCCCAAGGTGCGCGGCATCCTTGTCAACATCTTCGGTGGAATCATGCGCTGCGACGTGATTGCGGAAGCCATCATCGCCGCCTCGCACGAGACGGGGCTGAATGTGCCCCTGGTGGTGCGCCTGGCGGGCACGAATGTCGAACGCGGCAAGGCGCTTCTGGCTGAATCCGGCCTGACCATCATCCCCGCCGATGATCTGGGCGATGCCGCCCGCAAGATCGTATCCGCCGTCCGTCATGCGGGAGCCTGA
- the bioB gene encoding biotin synthase BioB, whose amino-acid sequence MPDGSSPDTLPHVGPTSLPAVRTDWTRDEVAALMALPFPDLIYRAQTVHRARFDPTEMQISTLLSIKTGGCPEDCAYCPQSAMHEDGGVKASRLMAVEEVLKEARAAKAAGAARFCMGAAWRSPKEHDLETVCAMIEGVKALGLESCVTLGMLDNTQAHRLKDAGLDYYNHNIDTSPEYYGDIISTRTFQDRLDTLENVRDAGINVCCGGIVGMGEDSTDRAGMIATLASLPRHPESVPINMLVRVEGTPLAERTGETVDPIEFVRTIAAARITMPTSRVRLAAGREDMTDEAQTLCFLAGANSIFYGERLLTTPNPAALRDRQLLDRLGMHTSHQQG is encoded by the coding sequence ATGCCCGATGGGAGCAGCCCGGACACCCTGCCGCATGTCGGCCCCACCAGCCTGCCTGCCGTCAGGACGGACTGGACGCGCGATGAAGTCGCGGCCCTCATGGCCCTGCCCTTCCCCGACCTGATCTACCGCGCACAGACCGTGCACCGTGCGCGTTTCGACCCCACGGAAATGCAGATTTCCACCCTGCTGTCCATCAAGACTGGCGGCTGTCCCGAGGACTGCGCCTACTGCCCGCAGAGTGCCATGCACGAGGACGGCGGCGTGAAAGCCAGCCGCCTGATGGCTGTGGAAGAAGTGCTGAAGGAAGCCCGTGCGGCAAAGGCCGCTGGCGCCGCACGCTTCTGCATGGGAGCGGCATGGCGCAGCCCCAAGGAACATGACCTTGAAACCGTGTGCGCCATGATCGAAGGTGTAAAGGCGCTGGGACTGGAAAGCTGCGTGACACTGGGCATGCTTGATAACACCCAGGCACACAGGCTCAAGGATGCCGGGCTGGACTACTACAACCACAACATCGATACCTCGCCCGAATATTATGGGGACATCATCTCCACCCGCACCTTCCAGGACCGGCTCGACACGCTGGAAAACGTGCGCGATGCGGGCATCAATGTCTGCTGTGGTGGCATTGTCGGCATGGGCGAGGACAGCACCGACCGCGCGGGCATGATCGCAACACTCGCCAGTCTGCCCCGCCACCCCGAGAGCGTGCCGATCAACATGCTGGTCCGAGTGGAGGGTACCCCCCTTGCCGAACGAACCGGGGAAACGGTCGACCCGATCGAATTCGTCCGTACCATTGCGGCCGCCCGCATCACCATGCCCACCAGCCGTGTGCGCCTTGCCGCAGGCCGCGAGGATATGACGGATGAAGCGCAGACACTGTGCTTCCTTGCCGGTGCCAATTCCATTTTCTATGGCGAGCGGCTGCTGACCACCCCCAATCCCGCAGCCCTGCGCGACCGGCAGTTGCTGGACCGGCTGGGCATGCATACTTCCCACCAACAGGGCTGA
- the sucD gene encoding succinate--CoA ligase subunit alpha, producing the protein MSILVNKSTRVITQGFTGAQGTFHTEQAIAYGTRMVGGVTPGKGGSQHLGLPVFDTVAQAREATGAEASVIYVPPAGAADAILEAIAAGIPLIVCITEGIPVQDMVRVRAALECSDSLLIGPNCPGIITPDECKIGIMPGPIHRRGHVGIVSRSGTLTYEAVAQTSAIGQGQSTCVGIGGDPVKGMDFTDVLERMIADPDTHSIVMIGEIGGTSEIDGAELIRASGTRKPVVGFIAGATAPPGRRMGHAGAVITGGHETASAKIEAMREAGIHISHSPAELGVTLARVLG; encoded by the coding sequence ATGTCCATTCTCGTCAACAAGTCCACCCGGGTCATCACGCAGGGTTTCACCGGCGCGCAGGGCACCTTTCATACCGAACAGGCCATTGCCTACGGCACCCGCATGGTCGGTGGTGTCACACCGGGCAAGGGCGGCAGCCAGCACCTTGGCCTGCCAGTGTTCGATACCGTGGCGCAGGCGCGTGAGGCCACCGGGGCCGAGGCTTCCGTCATCTACGTGCCGCCCGCAGGCGCCGCAGATGCGATCCTTGAGGCGATTGCCGCCGGCATCCCGCTGATCGTATGCATTACCGAAGGCATCCCGGTGCAGGACATGGTGCGTGTGCGCGCGGCCCTTGAATGTTCCGACAGCCTGCTGATCGGCCCGAACTGCCCCGGCATCATCACGCCGGATGAATGCAAGATCGGCATCATGCCCGGCCCGATACACCGCCGTGGGCATGTGGGCATCGTCTCGCGCTCGGGCACCCTGACCTATGAGGCCGTGGCCCAGACTTCCGCCATTGGTCAGGGACAGAGCACCTGCGTCGGCATTGGCGGCGATCCGGTCAAGGGCATGGACTTCACCGATGTGCTCGAACGCATGATTGCGGACCCCGACACCCATTCCATCGTTATGATCGGTGAAATCGGTGGCACGTCCGAAATTGATGGCGCCGAACTGATCCGCGCCAGCGGCACGCGCAAGCCGGTGGTGGGCTTCATTGCCGGTGCCACCGCCCCCCCGGGGCGCCGCATGGGTCACGCCGGTGCCGTGATTACCGGCGGCCACGAGACCGCCAGCGCCAAGATCGAGGCCATGCGCGAGGCCGGAATCCATATCTCCCACAGCCCGGCCGAACTGGGCGTGACATTGGCGCGCGTTCTGGGCTGA
- the queE gene encoding 7-carboxy-7-deazaguanine synthase, which translates to MSYTVKEIFPTLQGEGAHAGRTAVFCRFAGCNLWSGLERDRAQAACRFCDTDFIGTDGPGGGRFTTADTLADAIATHWPAPDRKAAFVVFTGGEPLLQLDGALVAAMHARGFEIAVETNGTLPAPAGIDWICVSPKAGTPLVQTHGHELKLVYPQPDLLPEQVAGLDFRQFWLQPMDNAARDYNTRATVDYCLHHPQWRLSLQTHKLIGIP; encoded by the coding sequence ATGTCCTACACCGTAAAGGAAATCTTCCCCACCCTGCAGGGTGAGGGCGCCCATGCGGGCCGCACGGCGGTATTCTGCCGCTTTGCAGGGTGCAACCTGTGGTCGGGGCTGGAGCGTGACCGGGCACAGGCAGCCTGCCGGTTCTGTGATACGGATTTCATCGGCACTGATGGTCCCGGTGGCGGTCGGTTTACCACCGCCGATACACTGGCCGATGCCATTGCCACCCATTGGCCCGCACCGGACAGGAAAGCTGCCTTCGTGGTCTTTACCGGCGGTGAGCCCCTGCTCCAGCTTGATGGCGCACTGGTCGCGGCCATGCATGCGCGTGGTTTTGAGATTGCGGTGGAAACCAACGGTACGCTGCCCGCCCCCGCCGGCATTGACTGGATCTGCGTCAGCCCCAAGGCGGGCACGCCACTGGTGCAGACCCATGGCCATGAACTCAAGCTGGTCTACCCCCAGCCCGATCTGCTACCCGAACAGGTGGCCGGGCTGGACTTCAGGCAGTTCTGGCTCCAGCCGATGGATAACGCCGCGCGCGATTACAATACACGTGCCACAGTTGACTATTGCCTGCATCATCCGCAATGGCGTCTTTCATTGCAGACCCACAAGCTGATCGGGATACCCTGA